One segment of Bacteroidota bacterium DNA contains the following:
- a CDS encoding gliding motility-associated C-terminal domain-containing protein, which yields MKSIFLILLSIILFTGYSIAQTYTMNNGSNGTVTTCSGTFVDNGGAGSNYSANQNSTITFCPSTPGDVISINFSSFNTESASGFCYDYLNLWHASSAGGAGTSDNQLCGNLGSFIVNSLSPDGCITFQFFSDGSVQRAGWVGTVSCITGCTNPTAALTDYSTLDICPTTALNPGSLTVAFDASPSTSSPGTTISSYIWQWGDGTTNTTTTSTTTHTYASAGVYSVKLFVKDSNTSIFPTGCMSSNSATKLIRIIPPPSFTGTTTSPLSISCGQSVNLDGIVKSQTATQATPTIITGVVPLPDGSGVSYTSGIDYTGFFPVGSTVSPSCYPTLTFNIEHSYTGDLTIDLIAPSGQTVRVFNQTGSGNKFGTCSKEQDDQVPGCGALYTVVNTGGVAWPPAGLNASTTNISASCAIYSGPCEVGNYTRPITFNSATNFAALNGAALNGIWTLKITDNLFQDDGTLFGWALSFPNSCYNSLESITPDIASANWSHSGLGPIVPAQSSTSTTVTDPGPSMCPTAGTCIGNQLANTISVGPFTTSGSFDYTFSATDEFGCQYQRVVTVNVSGVATPSAISNSPICEGATLNLSTPTVTDAIYNWTGPNGFASSDQNPVIPNVTSAFAGIYELILDVNGCLSSAGSVNVTINPMPPASAASYNNPICEGQTLNLFTPVSSGVTYNWTGPNSFLSTNQNPTIPNANSIHEGVYSVTYAIGSCTGTANTVNITITPNDNPSFEYSTDVYCQSGTTSPIITGTVGGSFSAIPMGLSLDASTGEIDLSLSSSNTYSITYTTNGICSEDSTVTIVITSAPEADFNYSGPFCLNEINPMPILAPGASSGNFSSSSGLSIDVNTGEIDLTTSSAGTYIVTNTVSLTGCPVVSFGVTVVLNSIPTLTITNPIAVCSPETVDITAALVTDGSTPGGNYTYWNDLGATDALISPEAISTSGTYYIQTNVSGCTNIETVDVTINSIPVLNINDPAPLCEPLTVDLTDASVTSGSTMGGTLTYWIDAGATIPLGSPDEIAVNGVFYIQTSVSGCTNIEPVIVTINAKPVLDITNPAAVCSPSTVDLTESSVTAGSTGAGTLTYWTDSGATNASTSPNAVTSSGTYYIQATENGCIDLQPVIVTINPNPVLTITDPLSVCSPNSIDLTDPSITVGSTSAGTLTYWEDAGTTVSLTAPNAVNLSGTYYIQITESGCSVTGSVLVSINTNPVLAITNPPVVCSPSTVNLTDPSITFGSTGGGTLTYWTDAGATISLTSPNSVPSSGIYYIQNTNTTTGCFTIEPVVVSVQAIPAAPTLGSNTPCEGGNLILSSGLTNGTVNWTSPNGSSIPGNNPQINNVSTFHAGNYSATLTENGCTSLPSVLSVNVFSKPLDPIIQSINAQCAGTNIQLNASDVVNGSFNWTGPNGFTSNVQNPLINNLNSQNIGTYNLTVTVNGCVSNSAQTTATIDYADALFTATPLTGITPHNVNFSNQSSFANNYTWHFGTGISSNQKDTSYNYTEGGSYEVILIAYSSLANCPDTFSVTIFVESDSNLEAPNVFTPNADGKNDVFKVKSRGLKSYSCSIYNRWGKLVFVSDDYNVGWDGKVSGNEAADGTYFVMIKAEGLDGKPYEHTGTVTLIR from the coding sequence ATGAAAAGTATATTTCTGATATTATTATCCATCATATTGTTCACTGGTTATTCCATAGCTCAAACCTATACAATGAATAATGGAAGCAATGGAACTGTTACAACTTGCTCTGGAACTTTTGTTGATAATGGAGGTGCCGGATCGAATTATTCAGCAAATCAAAACAGCACGATTACTTTTTGTCCTTCAACTCCTGGGGATGTTATCAGCATAAATTTTTCATCTTTTAATACTGAATCTGCTTCTGGTTTCTGTTATGATTACCTGAATTTGTGGCATGCCAGTTCTGCTGGTGGTGCGGGAACAAGTGACAATCAATTATGTGGCAATTTAGGCAGTTTTATTGTAAATTCTCTTAGTCCAGATGGATGTATTACTTTTCAATTTTTTTCTGATGGTTCAGTACAAAGAGCAGGTTGGGTAGGAACAGTTTCTTGTATCACAGGATGTACTAATCCCACTGCTGCTTTAACAGATTATTCAACCTTAGATATTTGCCCAACAACTGCTTTAAACCCAGGCTCCCTTACTGTGGCTTTTGATGCTTCTCCTTCAACCTCATCTCCAGGCACTACTATTTCAAGTTATATTTGGCAATGGGGAGATGGAACCACTAATACCACAACAACAAGTACAACCACCCACACTTACGCAAGTGCAGGGGTTTATTCCGTGAAGCTTTTTGTTAAGGATAGCAATACAAGTATTTTTCCAACAGGATGCATGAGTTCCAATTCGGCAACAAAATTAATCCGAATTATACCACCACCAAGTTTCACAGGAACAACAACTTCGCCTTTAAGTATTTCTTGCGGTCAATCTGTTAATTTAGATGGTATTGTAAAGTCACAAACAGCTACACAGGCTACACCAACCATTATTACTGGTGTTGTTCCTTTACCTGATGGTTCTGGTGTAAGTTATACTTCCGGAATTGATTATACTGGTTTTTTTCCTGTAGGATCAACTGTTTCCCCAAGCTGTTATCCAACCCTGACTTTTAATATTGAACATTCATATACAGGTGACCTTACAATTGATTTAATAGCGCCTAGCGGCCAAACGGTTCGCGTTTTTAATCAAACAGGATCGGGCAATAAATTTGGAACATGTAGTAAAGAACAAGATGACCAGGTTCCTGGTTGCGGAGCATTGTATACTGTTGTAAATACAGGAGGAGTTGCCTGGCCACCAGCAGGATTAAATGCAAGTACAACAAACATTTCAGCATCCTGTGCAATATATTCCGGACCTTGTGAAGTGGGTAATTACACCAGACCAATTACCTTTAATTCGGCCACTAATTTCGCTGCATTAAATGGAGCAGCTCTTAATGGAATATGGACTTTGAAAATTACAGACAATCTATTTCAAGATGATGGTACACTTTTTGGCTGGGCCCTAAGTTTCCCGAATTCTTGTTATAATTCATTAGAATCAATTACTCCAGACATAGCCTCTGCTAACTGGAGTCATAGTGGATTGGGGCCAATAGTACCTGCTCAATCCTCAACCAGCACAACAGTAACAGATCCGGGTCCTTCAATGTGTCCAACGGCCGGAACATGCATTGGAAACCAATTGGCTAATACTATTTCAGTGGGACCCTTCACGACTTCAGGTTCATTTGATTACACTTTTTCTGCAACAGATGAATTTGGGTGTCAGTATCAAAGGGTAGTAACAGTAAATGTTTCAGGTGTAGCAACACCTTCAGCTATATCCAATAGTCCAATATGTGAAGGAGCTACATTAAATTTATCCACACCAACAGTTACCGATGCTATTTATAACTGGACAGGGCCAAATGGATTTGCTTCATCAGATCAAAATCCGGTTATTCCAAACGTAACATCTGCATTTGCAGGAATATATGAATTAATTTTAGATGTGAATGGTTGTTTATCCTCCGCAGGCTCTGTTAATGTCACTATCAATCCTATGCCACCTGCTTCTGCAGCCTCTTATAATAACCCAATTTGTGAAGGACAAACTTTAAATCTATTTACCCCAGTTTCATCGGGAGTTACCTATAATTGGACCGGGCCAAATAGTTTTTTATCCACTAATCAAAATCCAACTATACCAAATGCAAATAGTATTCATGAAGGTGTATATTCTGTTACCTATGCTATCGGAAGCTGCACCGGGACTGCCAATACAGTTAATATTACCATTACCCCAAATGATAATCCTTCTTTTGAATATTCAACAGATGTTTATTGTCAGTCAGGAACAACAAGTCCAATTATTACAGGAACAGTTGGAGGATCTTTTTCGGCAATTCCTATGGGCTTGAGCCTGGATGCAAGTACCGGAGAAATCGATCTTTCATTAAGTTCTTCGAATACTTATTCAATTACGTATACAACCAATGGTATTTGTTCTGAAGATTCAACCGTTACAATTGTTATTACATCAGCTCCAGAGGCAGATTTTAATTATTCAGGACCTTTTTGTTTGAATGAAATAAATCCAATGCCCATATTAGCACCAGGGGCAAGCTCAGGGAATTTTTCATCCTCTTCTGGCCTTTCCATAGACGTTAATACCGGAGAAATTGATTTAACAACAAGTTCTGCGGGTACTTATATTGTAACAAACACAGTTTCCTTAACAGGTTGCCCAGTAGTTTCATTTGGTGTAACTGTTGTATTAAACTCCATTCCTACCCTGACAATTACAAACCCTATTGCAGTATGCTCCCCAGAAACTGTAGATATAACAGCCGCTTTAGTTACTGATGGAAGCACACCTGGTGGAAATTATACCTATTGGAACGATTTAGGGGCAACGGATGCCTTAATATCTCCAGAAGCAATAAGCACAAGCGGTACCTATTACATTCAAACTAACGTATCAGGTTGTACTAATATTGAAACAGTTGATGTTACAATTAATTCTATTCCAGTTCTTAATATCAATGATCCTGCACCATTATGTGAACCTTTAACTGTGGATTTAACTGATGCTTCAGTTACTTCAGGTAGTACGATGGGTGGAACATTAACATATTGGATAGATGCAGGAGCAACTATTCCCTTGGGATCACCCGATGAAATTGCTGTAAATGGAGTTTTTTATATCCAAACTTCAGTATCAGGTTGTACTAACATTGAACCTGTTATTGTTACTATTAATGCAAAACCTGTGCTTGACATTACAAATCCTGCTGCGGTATGTTCACCTTCAACTGTTGATTTAACTGAATCTTCAGTTACCGCTGGAAGTACAGGGGCAGGAACATTAACCTATTGGACCGATTCAGGTGCAACCAATGCATCAACATCTCCAAATGCAGTAACTTCTAGTGGTACTTATTACATACAAGCAACAGAAAATGGTTGCATCGATTTACAACCAGTTATTGTTACCATTAATCCAAATCCAGTCCTTACAATTACAGACCCACTTTCTGTATGTTCACCTAATTCAATAGATTTAACCGATCCTTCAATTACTGTTGGAAGTACATCAGCAGGAACTCTAACCTATTGGGAGGATGCAGGGACAACAGTTTCCTTAACAGCTCCAAATGCAGTAAATTTAAGTGGAACTTATTATATTCAAATAACTGAATCCGGATGCTCTGTAACTGGGTCGGTACTTGTTTCAATAAACACAAATCCGGTTCTTGCAATTACAAATCCTCCTGTAGTATGTTCTCCATCTACTGTTAATTTAACGGATCCATCAATAACCTTTGGAAGCACAGGAGGAGGAACTTTAACCTATTGGACCGATGCCGGAGCAACAATTTCATTAACCTCTCCAAATTCGGTCCCTTCAAGTGGGATTTATTATATACAAAACACGAATACCACAACCGGCTGTTTTACTATAGAACCAGTAGTTGTTAGCGTTCAAGCCATACCAGCTGCACCAACTCTAGGATCCAACACCCCTTGTGAAGGAGGTAATTTAATTCTTTCCTCAGGACTTACTAATGGAACTGTAAATTGGACAAGTCCGAATGGATCATCAATTCCTGGCAATAATCCCCAAATAAATAATGTATCCACATTTCATGCGGGAAATTATTCGGCAACACTAACTGAGAATGGTTGTACCAGTTTACCTTCGGTTCTTTCAGTAAATGTGTTTTCAAAACCATTGGATCCAATAATTCAGTCAATTAATGCCCAATGTGCTGGAACAAACATACAACTAAATGCTTCCGATGTTGTTAATGGAAGCTTTAACTGGACAGGTCCAAATGGATTTACCTCAAATGTTCAAAATCCTTTGATTAATAATTTAAACTCTCAGAATATAGGAACATATAATTTAACTGTAACGGTAAATGGTTGCGTGAGTAATTCGGCACAAACTACTGCAACCATTGATTATGCAGATGCTTTGTTTACGGCTACACCATTAACTGGAATAACCCCACATAATGTAAACTTCTCAAATCAATCCTCCTTTGCAAATAATTACACCTGGCATTTTGGAACAGGAATAAGCTCCAATCAAAAAGACACAAGTTATAATTATACAGAAGGCGGAAGCTATGAGGTAATACTTATAGCCTACAGTAGCCTGGCAAATTGCCCGGACACATTTAGTGTTACAATTTTTGTTGAAAGCGATTCTAATTTAGAAGCACCAAATGTATTCACTCCAAATGCGGATGGTAAAAATGATGTTTTTAAAGTAAAAAGTCGCGGCTTAAAGAGTTACAGCTGTTCAATTTACAACAGGTGGGGAAAATTAGTGTTTGTTTCTGATGACTATAATGTTGGCTGGGACGGAAAAGTATCTGGAAATGAGGCTGCAGATGGAACTTATTTTGTAATGATTAAAGCAGAAGGCCTGGATGGTAAGCCGTATGAACATACCGGAACAGTAACTCTTATTCGATAA
- the acs gene encoding acetate--CoA ligase produces MATKIENIDDYYKAYNKSIDQPEAFWEEVAESFTWRKKWDKVLEWDFENPDIKWYKGAKLNFTENCLDRHLQNKWDQIAIIWEPNEPDEEGRKITYKELYSMVCRFSNCLKKQGVKKGDRVCIYMPMIPELAVALLACARIGAVHSVVFAGFSANSIAERINDSQCSLVITSDGAYRGPKDIPIKALVDKALESCASVQSVIVYKRTNTSINMKEGRDFYWETLMENEDDICEATETDAEDMLFILYTSGSTGKPKGVVHTCAGYMVYTDYTFRNVFQYKEGEVYWCTADIGWITGHSYLVYAPLLAGATTLMFEGVPSYPDFGRFWQIIDKFSVNIFYTAPTAIRALEAAGTQWVEPYSLNSLRVLGSVGEPINEEAWHWYDINIGKRKCPIVDTWWQTETGGIMISSIAGITPSKPGYATLPLPGVQPVLVDEKGNILEGNEVEGNLCIKFPWPSIIRTTYGDHERCRINYFSTYKNLYFTGDGCKRDKDGNYRITGRVDDVINVSGHRIGTAEVESAIDMHEDVVESAVVGFSHPIKGQGIYAYVICTKINADSTKLKQEIVEMVNKIIGPIAKPDKIQVVKGLPKTRSGKIMRRILRKIAEGETSNLGDTSSLLDPAIVDEIKEGALKQ; encoded by the coding sequence ATGGCAACTAAAATTGAAAATATAGACGACTATTACAAGGCCTATAATAAAAGTATCGATCAACCCGAAGCATTTTGGGAAGAAGTTGCCGAATCATTTACCTGGAGAAAAAAATGGGATAAGGTATTGGAATGGGATTTTGAAAACCCCGATATTAAATGGTACAAAGGAGCTAAACTTAATTTTACAGAAAACTGCCTGGACAGGCATTTGCAAAACAAGTGGGACCAAATTGCAATTATATGGGAACCAAATGAACCTGATGAGGAAGGTAGAAAAATAACATATAAAGAGCTCTATTCTATGGTTTGCCGCTTTTCTAACTGCCTTAAAAAACAAGGAGTTAAAAAAGGAGATCGGGTTTGCATTTATATGCCAATGATTCCTGAACTTGCTGTTGCCCTTTTAGCATGTGCACGCATTGGTGCTGTACATTCTGTAGTTTTTGCCGGATTTTCTGCAAATTCAATTGCAGAAAGAATAAATGATTCCCAGTGCTCACTTGTTATTACCAGTGATGGGGCTTACAGAGGGCCAAAAGATATTCCTATAAAAGCTTTGGTGGATAAGGCACTTGAATCTTGTGCTTCTGTACAAAGCGTGATCGTTTATAAACGGACTAATACTTCAATAAACATGAAGGAAGGGAGAGACTTTTATTGGGAAACCCTCATGGAAAATGAAGATGATATATGTGAGGCCACAGAAACAGATGCCGAGGATATGCTATTTATTCTTTATACATCCGGATCTACGGGAAAACCAAAAGGAGTGGTGCATACATGTGCTGGATATATGGTTTACACTGATTACACTTTTAGGAATGTTTTTCAATATAAAGAGGGAGAGGTTTATTGGTGTACTGCCGATATTGGCTGGATTACAGGACATTCTTATCTGGTTTATGCTCCATTACTTGCTGGTGCTACAACCCTAATGTTTGAAGGTGTTCCATCATATCCTGATTTTGGACGGTTTTGGCAAATTATAGATAAGTTTTCGGTAAATATATTTTACACTGCCCCTACAGCGATAAGAGCCCTTGAAGCTGCAGGAACACAATGGGTGGAACCCTATTCTTTAAATTCATTAAGGGTTTTGGGATCTGTTGGAGAGCCTATAAATGAAGAGGCCTGGCATTGGTATGATATAAATATTGGAAAAAGAAAATGTCCTATTGTAGATACTTGGTGGCAAACGGAAACAGGAGGAATAATGATTTCTTCTATTGCTGGTATTACCCCTTCTAAACCTGGCTATGCTACTTTGCCTCTTCCGGGAGTACAACCTGTGCTTGTGGATGAAAAAGGAAATATTTTAGAAGGAAATGAAGTGGAAGGAAACTTATGTATTAAATTTCCCTGGCCATCAATTATCAGAACCACCTATGGCGACCACGAAAGATGCCGCATTAATTATTTTTCGACCTACAAAAACCTCTATTTTACAGGCGATGGATGCAAAAGGGACAAAGATGGAAATTATAGAATTACAGGAAGAGTAGATGATGTAATTAATGTTTCAGGACATAGAATTGGTACTGCTGAGGTTGAAAGTGCAATCGACATGCATGAAGATGTAGTGGAATCTGCTGTTGTAGGTTTTTCTCACCCAATTAAAGGACAAGGTATTTATGCCTATGTAATTTGCACTAAAATTAATGCTGATTCTACTAAATTAAAGCAGGAAATAGTCGAGATGGTTAATAAAATAATTGGTCCAATTGCCAAACCTGATAAAATTCAAGTGGTTAAAGGACTACCAAAAACAAGGTCAGGAAAAATTATGCGAAGAATATTAAGAAAAATTGCTGAAGGTGAAACTTCTAACCTTGGTGATACAAGCAGTTTGCTGGATCCTGCAATTGTAGATGAAATTAAAGAAGGGGCTTTGAAACAATAA
- a CDS encoding septal ring lytic transglycosylase RlpA family protein, producing MKVFIILFIAFLTAIYFPTQENIVNGVASFYHKKFEGRKTANGEIFSNENYTAAHKTLAFGTVVRVTHLKNQKVVEVRINDRLPLKSSRMIDLSIKAASDLNMIKSGLAKVSIEVINEP from the coding sequence ATGAAGGTATTTATAATTTTATTTATCGCGTTTTTAACAGCAATATATTTTCCAACCCAGGAAAATATTGTTAATGGCGTGGCAAGTTTTTACCATAAAAAATTCGAAGGGAGAAAAACAGCAAACGGGGAGATCTTTAGCAATGAAAACTATACAGCAGCTCATAAAACACTTGCCTTTGGTACTGTTGTAAGAGTTACTCATTTAAAAAACCAAAAAGTAGTTGAGGTGAGAATAAATGATAGGCTCCCTTTAAAATCATCCCGGATGATAGATCTTTCAATAAAAGCTGCTTCAGATTTAAATATGATAAAAAGCGGACTGGCAAAAGTAAGTATTGAAGTTATAAATGAACCCTAG
- a CDS encoding polyprenol monophosphomannose synthase → MADSLVIIPTYNERENIEKILRKVFSLEKDFDVLIVDDNSPDGTAQIVKNLMQEFPGRLFIEERKGKMGLGTAYTHGFKWAIRKGYDFVFEMDADFSHDPEDLLRLYNACAKQGADVAIGSRYVSGGKVKNWPIGRILMSYFASVYVRLVLWINIRDTTAGFKCYKRKVLESIDLDKIKFMGYAFQIEMKYTAIKLGFKVVEVPITFIDRKEGTSKMSSGIFKEAFLGVLQIKFSNIKARHLNSSRKAANAAKTNE, encoded by the coding sequence TTGGCAGACAGTTTAGTAATTATACCAACTTATAACGAAAGGGAGAACATTGAAAAGATTCTTCGAAAGGTCTTTTCATTGGAGAAAGACTTTGATGTACTCATTGTGGATGATAATTCACCAGATGGTACAGCACAAATTGTAAAAAACCTTATGCAGGAATTCCCTGGCCGTTTATTTATTGAAGAACGTAAAGGCAAAATGGGCCTGGGTACTGCTTATACACATGGATTTAAATGGGCTATCCGGAAAGGTTATGATTTTGTTTTTGAAATGGATGCAGATTTTAGTCATGATCCTGAAGATTTATTGCGTCTTTACAATGCCTGTGCAAAACAAGGTGCTGATGTTGCAATTGGTTCCAGGTATGTTTCTGGAGGCAAAGTGAAAAACTGGCCCATTGGAAGAATCTTAATGTCCTATTTTGCTTCCGTTTATGTTCGCCTTGTTTTATGGATTAATATCCGTGATACAACGGCTGGTTTTAAATGTTACAAAAGGAAAGTCCTTGAATCCATCGATTTAGACAAAATAAAATTCATGGGCTATGCTTTTCAAATTGAAATGAAATATACTGCCATAAAATTAGGTTTTAAAGTTGTAGAAGTGCCTATTACCTTTATAGATCGTAAGGAGGGCACTTCAAAAATGAGTTCAGGAATTTTTAAAGAAGCATTTCTGGGAGTTTTACAGATTAAATTCTCTAATATTAAAGCAAGGCATTTAAATTCTTCAAGGAAAGCTGCTAATGCGGCAAAAACAAATGAATAA
- a CDS encoding dihydroorotase yields the protein MNKNYLIKNASLINEGCIKIADVLISKGQIKKINTNIIPTADDIVIKGTGKFLLPGVIDDQVHFREPGLTYKADIYSESRAAVAGGVTSFMEMPNTVPNTLTIDLLEEKYEMAAKKSLANYSFFMGASNDNINEVLKVNPKNVCGVKIFMGSSTGNMLVDSQEALEDIFSKCKMLIAAHCEDESTIRANSQLFKEKYGEDVPIQAHPLIRSAEACYKSSSFAIELAKKHNARLHVLHISTAREIELFEKKPLKEKRITAEACIHHLWFTDEDYKTKGTLIKWNPAVKTKADRDAILNAVKDGFIDIIATDHAPHTLEEKQNKYFSAPSGGPLVQHGLVAMCELYHQGKISLEKIVEKMCHAPAELFEIEKRGFIREGYWADLVLIDLNSPWKVEKENIFYKCGWSPFEGQVFKSKINYSFVNGHPVYQNGTFDETIKGSRLMFDRA from the coding sequence ATGAATAAAAATTACTTAATAAAAAATGCATCACTTATTAATGAAGGGTGTATAAAGATTGCTGATGTATTGATTAGCAAAGGCCAAATTAAAAAGATAAATACCAATATTATTCCAACTGCTGATGATATTGTTATTAAAGGAACAGGAAAATTTTTACTCCCTGGCGTAATTGATGACCAGGTCCATTTCCGGGAACCCGGGCTCACCTACAAAGCAGATATTTATTCTGAATCAAGGGCAGCCGTTGCAGGAGGGGTTACCTCTTTTATGGAAATGCCAAATACTGTTCCCAATACCCTTACTATTGATTTGCTTGAAGAAAAATATGAAATGGCGGCAAAAAAATCTCTTGCCAATTATTCTTTTTTCATGGGAGCATCAAATGATAATATAAATGAAGTTCTAAAGGTTAATCCCAAAAATGTCTGCGGAGTTAAAATTTTCATGGGTTCCTCTACGGGAAACATGCTTGTTGATAGCCAAGAAGCTTTAGAGGATATCTTTTCTAAATGTAAAATGCTTATTGCTGCACATTGTGAGGATGAATCCACAATTAGGGCCAATTCTCAACTATTTAAAGAAAAATACGGAGAAGATGTTCCAATTCAAGCACATCCACTTATTCGCAGTGCAGAGGCCTGTTATAAATCTTCTTCTTTTGCGATTGAATTGGCAAAAAAGCACAATGCAAGACTACACGTTCTACATATTTCAACTGCAAGAGAAATAGAATTGTTTGAAAAAAAACCTTTGAAAGAAAAAAGGATAACCGCAGAGGCTTGTATTCACCATTTGTGGTTCACTGATGAAGATTATAAAACAAAAGGAACTTTAATAAAATGGAACCCAGCTGTTAAAACAAAGGCTGATAGGGATGCCATTTTAAATGCAGTAAAAGATGGTTTTATTGACATAATAGCAACTGACCATGCCCCTCATACATTAGAAGAAAAACAAAACAAGTATTTTAGCGCTCCTTCAGGAGGGCCACTTGTTCAACATGGCTTGGTTGCAATGTGTGAATTGTATCATCAGGGTAAAATAAGCCTGGAAAAAATTGTGGAGAAAATGTGTCATGCTCCGGCTGAATTATTTGAAATTGAAAAAAGAGGATTTATTCGAGAAGGATATTGGGCTGATTTAGTCCTTATAGATCTTAATTCACCCTGGAAAGTAGAAAAAGAAAATATTTTTTACAAATGTGGCTGGTCGCCTTTTGAAGGTCAGGTGTTCAAATCAAAAATTAATTACTCTTTTGTGAATGGGCATCCGGTATATCAGAATGGAACATTTGATGAAACAATAAAAGGCTCAAGATTAATGTTTGATAGGGCTTAG
- a CDS encoding DUF4296 domain-containing protein: MKKCQLFVPLLLLFVAFGCKNNTVRIPAHIISHDSIVNILADIHIMEALNIQGAINIHDSVKTLENYKLEIIEKYNLDVKRFDTSYAFYTANPQLLDKVYNDILIELSKKKAEAEN; the protein is encoded by the coding sequence ATGAAAAAATGCCAGCTGTTTGTTCCTTTATTGTTGCTATTTGTTGCTTTTGGATGCAAAAACAATACTGTAAGGATACCTGCCCATATAATTTCTCATGATTCTATTGTTAATATCCTTGCCGATATTCATATAATGGAAGCATTAAACATTCAAGGAGCCATAAATATACATGATTCGGTTAAAACCCTGGAAAATTACAAGCTGGAAATAATTGAAAAGTACAATTTGGATGTAAAGCGCTTTGATACCAGTTATGCCTTTTATACTGCAAATCCGCAATTATTAGACAAGGTTTATAATGATATTCTGATTGAATTAAGCAAAAAGAAAGCAGAAGCTGAGAATTAA